One Corynebacterium aurimucosum genomic window, AATGGCTAACGACTCAGATCCGTCTCACTGTATGCGGTGGACTTATTGCTGCTTCTAGCGCCATATTCACTACTTTTGCACTTGATTACGGCGGCGGTTTTGCGAAACTATATGGGCAAACCGATGGTTACGGTGCACACGATATTCTAGAGATATTTAAATTCGGCCCCGATGGGCACCTTCCCACTGACACCGCATGGTGGCTGGCGATTAGTGGTCCGCATACAGAAACAACTCCCTCGATCATGCTTTCTGCAGGCGTCGCCTTGTTCGTAATTGGGGTCCTGCTTGTGATTTCGCGAACGCTATCGGGATTACTTTTCCCTCTTATTACCGCTGGCTCAATGTCGATGACTTTGTATGTCTCCCACTTGCTGTTGTTCGTTCCTTTCCTGGAGTCCATTCATGAACATGCCGTCATATGGTTTTTCGCCCAAATTGTATCCATGATGCTTCTTTCTTCGGCATGGTATTTCACGGTAGGGAAAGGCCCCCTTGAATCACTGATGGCAATGATTTGTCGCCGAATTGGGAAAATGGTGGTTCCCCCTTCGCCGGAACCCGTTAACGTTCCATTGCAAGATAAATAGGGGGCATTTCTAGCACTGGTACGGTGGCTGTCACATCGTAGATGAGCGTGGCTTAACACGGCGTGATGAAAGGACTATCGCCCTTAGCCGTTGAGACGCATATCACGCAGCGCTGAGTGAAATGCAGAGCTGAAAACGCACACAAATAGGAAGACCGGCCAGAGCCACTGGTCGGTCTTTCGACGTTTTCGACTGCAAGGAGATGAATAGGTGTCAGCGCGCGCCCGAATAGTGGGCCTTGATATTGCACGTTCCTTGGCCATCATCGGGATGATTATTCTGCACATGGCCAACCTGGTGTGGAGCACCAAAGTGGTGCTCTCCGGGCTGCCGGCGGCGGGGTTCGCCATCATTGCAGGTACCACGATGATGATTCTTGCCCGTGACTACTCGCTGCGGGTCTTCCTCAAGCTGGTTACCCGCGGCCTGCTCGTCATGCTCATCGGCGTGGTTCTACTGCCCGTGGGCGGTGAGATTCAGGTGGTGCTCGTGGTCATGGGCGCGGCCATGGCTCTCACCGCCTGGGTGCCGCCGCTGGCCACCGGCTGGAAGGTCCTGCTTTTCGCGCTGGCTACCGCGGGGGCCACGGTGCTATACGCGCCGTACACCCTCCCGCAGGTCTACCCCCTCGTGGCGTTCCTGGCGTACATGGTGGCGGGCATGCTGCTTTACGACGTCTACCTCACCCGCCCCACCCGCACCCAAGCCATCACGACCACGGTGGCCGTCGTCGTTACTGGCATCGGTCTGTGGCAGCGCTTCAACCCGGATATCCCTGGCTGGCTACGTTTTACCGGGCATACGGGTGTGCTTGGTGAAATCCTTCTCTCCGTGGCGGTCACCGCGGTGGTGCTGCACCTGTGCCTGATCATTGGCCGTCAGCTGCCGCGCTTGACCTTCCCCTTTGCGGCATTGGGCTCGATGTCCTTGACCATCTATATCCTGCACATTCTCACCGCACGCTATTGGCAGGCGCATGTTTCGCTGCACAACACCATGGCAGCAGTGGGCTTTGTGCTCGCATTCCTTTTGTTGAGCGCGCTGTGGAAGAAGTTCTTCGGAAAAGGCCCGGCTGAAAGGGCCGTGGCCTGGGTAATCAAGGAGGTAGCCGCGTAATGAAGGCACGAAAAATAACTGCTGTTGTGGCCAGCTCTCTAATCGTGGGGCTAGGCGCTGCGCCGGCCATGGCCTTGGAGTTTGCGCAGCCTGCTCCGCAATCGGAGGAAAGCGCCGCCGTGGCTGCGCTGCGCATGGGCAAGATCGGAAACTTCGGCGATTGCACCGGCACGCTGGTGGCCGAGCAGTGGGTGCTGACCGCCCGCCACTGTCTCGAATCCGTCAATAACGAGGGCTCGCAAGCGCGCTTTGGCCAGGGCAAAGACACCCGCGTGTATGACGTGGACTCCTGGGCGGTTTCACCGACTATCGACGCCGGCCTTATGCACCTGACCGAACCTGTCGAGGGCATCAAGCCCGCCAAGCTCGCGGATGCGGTTCCCACCGCCGGCGACAAAGGCCACTTCTATGGCTGGAGTAGCAGCTCCCGAATGGCCCGCAAGGGTCAGCTGCCGATGGCCGAGATGGAAGTCGGCGAACTACTGTCTGGCGGCACCCCGCCGGCGAGCCCTGACGAGTCGGGCGAGAAAATGACGCCGGTAGCGCCAGGAGGAGAAGCGACTGCGCCGGGTGATTCCGGTGCTATGGCTCCTGGCGGCATGGCCGTTTCCGCCCCGAACGGCCCTGGCGGAATGGTCGCTCCCGCCCCTGGCTCGCCCGACGCTCCCCAGGTGATGAAGGGCGGCGAGATGCCAGACATCACCTCGGGCCCAGGCGGTGCGGAAAGCATCCCAGCTGGTGAGCTTGGGGGAGTGGGGCCGATGATTGCCGCTGCCATCATGGACGTGAAGTCCCTCAATGGTGAAGGCATGCAGGGCGGCGACTCCGGCGGACCATTCTTCGTCAATGGCCACCTGGTGGGCGTGGCCACCGCGGGCACGTCGAATGCAGATCCGGACCTGCCTTCCCCGACTGCTGCTATCACGTCGGTGGTTGAGGTCCGCGACTGGATCGAGGACGTTACCAGTGGCCGCGATACCGACGGCGTTCTTAACGCCGACAACTCCCCGGCGCCGCCGACCACAATGCAGGTCAGTGCCTTTGTCGCGTGGCCAGCGGGCATTGCGGCGGTAGTAGGACTTATCGCGATCGCCATCTTCTCGCGTGTGCTTAACCGCAAGTCTGGCGCTGAGAAGCGCACCAACTAGGCTGTTTCTCCATGAAGGAGAAACTCATTCCCTGCCTGATCGCCGGAGCCATCTTCGGCCTGGTGCTGTGGCTGGCCTCCGGCATGCTGTGGTTGTTGCCGGTGGGCCTGGCAGCGGGCCTCATGGGCTACCCGCTCCTCGGCATCACGCGCGATGAGTCCCAAGCTCGCAAGCGCCGCGACGACACCTTCCGCGACTAAGCGGCCACGCCGGCCCATGCCACCGCTCTACGCCGCCCGACGCCGCCGCGCACGCTCCTCAACGGTCGGCCGCCAGATGGCACCCCACAAACCGTCGCCAAATGGCATCTCACAAAAGGCATCCACTAGAAGGCATCTTTGGGGCTGAAAACGCCATCTGCACGCCCCAGAAGGCGTTTTCAGGCGAGAAAACGCCTTCTGACAGATGCCATCTGCAAGATGCCTTTTGGAAACTGCCCCATGCCCAGCAGCACGCAAAAGGTTCCACTCAGAAGTCATTAGTCAAAAGGTTCCATTGGGGGCAAGTAAACCATCTTTAACCAGTTAGAAGGTTCGTTTGGGGGCAAAGAAACCTTTTGACTGGAACCAGGTGAGGGGAACCCGTTGGGAAACCGCCTGCTGGGGCAGAAGGTCAGGCCTGGAAGCCCACTAGCCGGCTAGAAAATCTCGATGCGCCCGCCCAAAGACTCGGTCTGGCGCAGCTGCGCCACCCAGTTCGGCGCACCCGGGTGCAAGCGCAAGACCGGGCGAGAAGAGATCTTCACCGGGGAGACCGATTCCTTCCGAGCACCGGAGCGGGCTTCGATGCGGGTGCGGGCGCGGAAGCCAGCGTCGGCAAGCGCGGCGATAGAAGGCTGCTCCGAGGCCAGCGATTCGCGGGCATCCTGCAGCAACTCGAGGGCCTCGTCGAGGGCTTGGACCAGTGCGGGTGCATTGGTCTCGCACATCTGTCGAACCAGGTCCGGGCGAGTGCCTGCCACGCGGGTTCCGTCCTTGAAGGAGCCAGCCGCCAGGGACTGTGCCAGGATGCCGCCATTATCGCCGACCACCGCGAGGGTCTCCGCCAGCACGTGAGGCAGGTGCGAAATGCGGGCAACCGCGGCATCGTGGTTAGCCACGCGCACCGGAACCGCCTCCGCGTGGACCATCTGGGTCATGCGGACCACGTCAGCAAAAATGTTCTCCCATGCGGCGGGGATGCGCTCGCCGCGCGCCTCGCACTCGGCGGCATAGTCATAGGTGATAACCCAGGCAGCGCCGTTGAACAACCCGGTGTGGGAGTTCTCCCAGCCGGACTTAGATGTGCCGGCCATGGGGTGGCCGCCCACGTAGCGCGCCTGCATGTTGCGCTCCACGATGAGCTGGCGCACCTCGGTCTTGACCGAGACCACGTCCGTCAAACCGCAGCTCGGGGCGTGTGCCTGGATGGCGTCGAGGACCGAAGCAACCGCATCCATGGGCACCGCGACGACGATAAGCGCGTTGTCTTCCTCGGCCCGGTGCAGGATGGCCGGCAGATCATCGGTGACGTCGTAGCCCTGCTTAATGGCCGTTCGGGCACCAGAGGTGGAGTGGTTGTAGCCGTACACGGAATGGCGTGCAGCAGCTAGGTCACGCAGGAGGGAACCTCCAATGAGACCGAGGCCGATAATGCAGACGGGGCGTTGAACATCTTGAGAACTCACGGTGACAATTGTGGCACAACCCGACTAATCTGACGAGGTATGAGCCACGACGATCTGTCCTTTGCCATCACCGTCGCCAGTGCCGAAGGCGGCTGGGTGATTCGCCCTTTCAAGGATGACTACACCGACGTCAACACCTCCATCAAGGCGGTGCGCAACCTCCGTTCGGAGGGCGCGGCATTCGCGCTGCTGTGCGTGGAGGATGACTATTTCGTCGTCGTGCGCCCGGTTCCGGGGGATGTACGCATGCTGCTTTCCGACGCCACCTATGCCGCCGAAGACGACTTCGCCGCGGATTTCCTCGACCTGCGTGATATCGATATCCCGGATTTGGACGAGGACGAGTGGGAGGACGCCGACCCCTACGGCGACGGCGACTTTGATATCTTCGCTGACCTCGGACTCGATGAGGACCAGCTGGGCTACATCATCGATAACGATGAGGACTGGCCTTCCGACATGCTCCTGCGCATCGCCGGCGAGCTGGGCTTTGGCGATGAGCTGGAGGATTTCATCGACGGCCTCGACTCGGATGATTCTTAAACCTGCGGAGGGGCTGGTGCGCGCGGAGGCCCGCATACGCCGCGCCCTGGAGGTTGCTCGCGCAACGCCGGCGGGGGATATCCCTGTGGGTGCCGTGCTTTACGACGCCTCCGGCAACGAATTCGCCACCGGTGTTAACCGCCGCGAGCAGCTGAATGACCCAACAGCGCACGCAGAGGTGGAAGCCATCCGCCAGGCGGTGCGTGTGCATGGCGATGGTTGGCGGCTGGAAGGCTGCGAGCTGGTTGTCACCTTGGAGCCTTGCGCGATGTGCGCTGGCGCGATTCAGGCGTCCCGGGTGTCCTCAGTGGTCTTTGGTGCTTTTGAGCCGAAGACGGGGGCGTGCGGTTCGCTTGTCGACGTCCTCCGCGCCCCCGGCGCTCTCCACGTTCCCGAGGTGCGCGGCGGTGTGCTGGAGGAGGAATGCGCGGAGCTGCTCACGGGCTTCTTCGGGGGTCTTCGAGGCAGCGGCGCTTAACCGGCCCTTCCGGTTTTAGAGTGCGTTGATTTTGTCCTGTAGTTGTCCGGAGTGGATGAGGCATCGCAAGATGTAGTGGTTGAGGTTTTTGAATCCCAGGGCGATGCCGCGTAGGTGTTCGAGTCTGCCGTTGATTGCCTCAACGGGACCGTTGGATGCGCCGATATCAAAGTAGGCGAGCACATCTTTGCGTCGACGCCACAGGGTGCGTCCCAGTTGGGCGAGCTCTTCTAAGCCTTTTGGTAGTCCTTTACGCAGGGTGTGGATGATGCGTTCCATGAGCTTTCTGCCTTCCGATTTCTTCGGATGCGCGTACGCTGCGATCACGTCTTGGTAGAGCAGCCACGTTACTTCTAGGGCCACGTAGTCGTCATCGGTGGCCCACAGCATTTCTAAGCGTTGCTTTTGCCGCTCGGTGAGATAGTTCGTCCTGGTCAACAGGGTGCGCCGGTGCTTGTACAGCGGGTCATCTTTGCGTCCGCGGCGCCCGGTTGTCTCACGTTGGAGTCTTTGTCGGCAACTGGTGAGCTTGTCGGCTGCCAGATGCACCACATGGAAAGGGTCCATGACTTTATTCGCCTGTGGTAGTTGCTCTTCAACTGCGGTGGCATAACCGGTGAACCCATCCATGGTCACCACCTGTATCTGCTCCCGGAAGCTGGGGTCGCGCTCTTTAAGCCACCCGCTGAGCACGTGGGCGGATCTGCCCGGTCGCATGTCTAACAAACGAGCAGGCCCACGCCCGTCCACCAGCGGGGTGAGGTCAACAAGTATGGTCACCAGGTTTGATGCCTGACCTGGTTTTCTGGTGTGTTTCCATACATGTTCATCGACTCCGAGGACGCGAACCCCGTCTAGGTGGCAGGGGTCGCCGTAGACAAGCTGGCGACAGGCATCCAGTGCGACCTGGTTGACCAGGTCCCAGCCCACACCGAGTGCTTTGGCGGTAGCTGACACACTCATCCGGTCAATAGCAAGGCGCTGCAAGATCCAGCGGGTGACCCGATAAGTGAGTTTGGCGCCGTCATCCGCGCAGGTTAAAGATTCTTGGAAGATCTTTCTCTTACATGAGACGGCTGTGCATAAGAATCTGGGGACTGTTACGTGCAGCCTAGTGGGGAATCCAACGACAGGAAGATCAACGAGTCGACGGGTGGTGTGGTCGCGCAGCTTTCCTGGCTGTCCGCAGTCCGGGCACACGCCGATAACGGCTACTGGCGTGGCCTCAATGATGGTCAACGCTCCGGTATCAGCGGCACCGGTGATGGCAAGTCCGATTTCCGCGGTACGGCAGATAGTGTCGGCGACGAGGTTTCCAGTAGGCTTCACAGTACGGGTCCCTGGTGGGTTTAGATGGTTGTGTAGGAACTTTCATCTTCACACCAGGGACCCCTACATGTTGTGGTGACCCGCTGAACCCGTCGTTTTCTACCTCACCCCGCTACGCACCCCGAAACCGGAAGAGCCGCTTAACCCTTGAATTGGTTAGTGGCCCCGGAGCCGTCTTCCGATTCGCGTGTAGGCTGGGTGGTCCACGTGAGAGAAGTAGAGAGTAAGGAGAAAATCATGGGTGATTTTGAGAACAAGAAGGACGAGTTCGTCGGCAAGGCTAAGGAAGCTGCTGGCAACGTAAGCGACAACGAGAAGCTGGAGAACGAGGGCAAGGCCGACCAGGTCACCTCCGAGGCTAAGCAGAAGGCTTCCGATGCCGTTGAGGGCGTCAAGGATAAGGCCAACGAGGTCATCGGTGGTCTCAAGGACTAATCCCTTGCCTT contains:
- a CDS encoding DUF418 domain-containing protein; protein product: MSARARIVGLDIARSLAIIGMIILHMANLVWSTKVVLSGLPAAGFAIIAGTTMMILARDYSLRVFLKLVTRGLLVMLIGVVLLPVGGEIQVVLVVMGAAMALTAWVPPLATGWKVLLFALATAGATVLYAPYTLPQVYPLVAFLAYMVAGMLLYDVYLTRPTRTQAITTTVAVVVTGIGLWQRFNPDIPGWLRFTGHTGVLGEILLSVAVTAVVLHLCLIIGRQLPRLTFPFAALGSMSLTIYILHILTARYWQAHVSLHNTMAAVGFVLAFLLLSALWKKFFGKGPAERAVAWVIKEVAA
- a CDS encoding trypsin-like serine protease encodes the protein MKARKITAVVASSLIVGLGAAPAMALEFAQPAPQSEESAAVAALRMGKIGNFGDCTGTLVAEQWVLTARHCLESVNNEGSQARFGQGKDTRVYDVDSWAVSPTIDAGLMHLTEPVEGIKPAKLADAVPTAGDKGHFYGWSSSSRMARKGQLPMAEMEVGELLSGGTPPASPDESGEKMTPVAPGGEATAPGDSGAMAPGGMAVSAPNGPGGMVAPAPGSPDAPQVMKGGEMPDITSGPGGAESIPAGELGGVGPMIAAAIMDVKSLNGEGMQGGDSGGPFFVNGHLVGVATAGTSNADPDLPSPTAAITSVVEVRDWIEDVTSGRDTDGVLNADNSPAPPTTMQVSAFVAWPAGIAAVVGLIAIAIFSRVLNRKSGAEKRTN
- a CDS encoding prephenate dehydrogenase codes for the protein MSSQDVQRPVCIIGLGLIGGSLLRDLAAARHSVYGYNHSTSGARTAIKQGYDVTDDLPAILHRAEEDNALIVVAVPMDAVASVLDAIQAHAPSCGLTDVVSVKTEVRQLIVERNMQARYVGGHPMAGTSKSGWENSHTGLFNGAAWVITYDYAAECEARGERIPAAWENIFADVVRMTQMVHAEAVPVRVANHDAAVARISHLPHVLAETLAVVGDNGGILAQSLAAGSFKDGTRVAGTRPDLVRQMCETNAPALVQALDEALELLQDARESLASEQPSIAALADAGFRARTRIEARSGARKESVSPVKISSRPVLRLHPGAPNWVAQLRQTESLGGRIEIF
- a CDS encoding tRNA adenosine deaminase-associated protein, with the protein product MSHDDLSFAITVASAEGGWVIRPFKDDYTDVNTSIKAVRNLRSEGAAFALLCVEDDYFVVVRPVPGDVRMLLSDATYAAEDDFAADFLDLRDIDIPDLDEDEWEDADPYGDGDFDIFADLGLDEDQLGYIIDNDEDWPSDMLLRIAGELGFGDELEDFIDGLDSDDS
- a CDS encoding nucleoside deaminase, giving the protein MILKPAEGLVRAEARIRRALEVARATPAGDIPVGAVLYDASGNEFATGVNRREQLNDPTAHAEVEAIRQAVRVHGDGWRLEGCELVVTLEPCAMCAGAIQASRVSSVVFGAFEPKTGACGSLVDVLRAPGALHVPEVRGGVLEEECAELLTGFFGGLRGSGA
- a CDS encoding ISL3 family transposase, with the protein product MKPTGNLVADTICRTAEIGLAITGAADTGALTIIEATPVAVIGVCPDCGQPGKLRDHTTRRLVDLPVVGFPTRLHVTVPRFLCTAVSCKRKIFQESLTCADDGAKLTYRVTRWILQRLAIDRMSVSATAKALGVGWDLVNQVALDACRQLVYGDPCHLDGVRVLGVDEHVWKHTRKPGQASNLVTILVDLTPLVDGRGPARLLDMRPGRSAHVLSGWLKERDPSFREQIQVVTMDGFTGYATAVEEQLPQANKVMDPFHVVHLAADKLTSCRQRLQRETTGRRGRKDDPLYKHRRTLLTRTNYLTERQKQRLEMLWATDDDYVALEVTWLLYQDVIAAYAHPKKSEGRKLMERIIHTLRKGLPKGLEELAQLGRTLWRRRKDVLAYFDIGASNGPVEAINGRLEHLRGIALGFKNLNHYILRCLIHSGQLQDKINAL
- a CDS encoding CsbD family protein yields the protein MGDFENKKDEFVGKAKEAAGNVSDNEKLENEGKADQVTSEAKQKASDAVEGVKDKANEVIGGLKD